The Lycium barbarum isolate Lr01 chromosome 9, ASM1917538v2, whole genome shotgun sequence genome has a segment encoding these proteins:
- the LOC132610992 gene encoding uncharacterized protein LOC132610992 isoform X1, whose translation MKEEGEGETIIETLSDTLDSSFKFHLVTDILGFVLFMHQQIPSLLQDLTLEFDELNTEFAELETAIVQAETCSLRKKHASRKREVRMGIRKLDKLMNTISSLRTALQLMITEFPAIQRVVLILGPSPLRPLHVYELNFSSETAASIGDFIRNRIVELLSKKAIRVLVSKGAGSGSSAGPTKLFLFVQAPSSINLHLHFLPKRDFRYSKKIVPFKVRFSCRAKNLEREACADDTHTAKAITSHSSNVDDVIWFQCRHIVKGMASRASLTEE comes from the exons atgaaagaagaaggagaaggggaAACGATCATTGAAACTCTCTCAGATACTCTAGATTCCTCTTTCAAATTCCATCTTGTTACTGATATTTTAGGTTTCGTCCTCTTTATGCACCAGCAAATCCCTTC CTTACTGCAGGATCTCACTCTAGAATTTGATGAATTGAACACTGAATTCGCTGAATTG GAGACAGCTATTGTACAAGCAGAGACGTGCTCTTTACGTAAAAAGCATGCTTCCAGGAAGAGGGAGGTGAGGATGGGAATAAGGAAACTGGACAAGTTAATGAACACTATATCCAGTCTCAGGACTGCTCTTCAATTAATGATCACAGAATTTCCTGCTATTCAAAGGGTTGTTCTGATTCTTGGGCCTAGTCCTTTGCGCCCTCTACATGTGTATGAACTCAACTTTTCGAGTGAAACGGCAGCCTCTATAGGAGATTTTATTAGGAATCGAATTGTGGAATTACTTTCAAAGAAG GCAATTCGGGTCTTAGTTTCAAAGGGTGCAGGATCTGGCTCCTCTGCTG GTCCTACCAAGTTGTTCCTCTTCGTTCAAGCTCCTTCGTCAATTAACTTgcatctgcattttcttccaaagAGGGATTTCAGGTACAGCAAAAAG ATAGTTCCTTTCAAAGTGCGGTTTAGTTGTAGAGCCAAAAATCTTGAAAGAGAAGCGTGTGCTGATGATACTCACACTGCTAAAGCAATCACATCGCATAGTTCTAATGTCGATGATGTTATCTG GTTTCAGTGTCGGCATATAGTCAAGGGCATGGCTTCCAGGGCATCCCTAACTGAAGAGTGA
- the LOC132610992 gene encoding uncharacterized protein LOC132610992 isoform X4, protein MKEEGEGETIIETLSDTLDSSFKFHLVTDILGFVLFMHQQIPSLLQDLTLEFDELNTEFAELETAIVQAETCSLRKKHASRKREVRMGIRKLDKLMNTISSLRTALQLMITEFPAIQRVVLILGPSPLRPLHVYELNFSSETAASIGDFIRNRIVELLSKKAIRVLVSKGAGSGSSAGPTKLFLFVQAPSSINLHLHFLPKRDFRYSKKVSVSAYSQGHGFQGIPN, encoded by the exons atgaaagaagaaggagaaggggaAACGATCATTGAAACTCTCTCAGATACTCTAGATTCCTCTTTCAAATTCCATCTTGTTACTGATATTTTAGGTTTCGTCCTCTTTATGCACCAGCAAATCCCTTC CTTACTGCAGGATCTCACTCTAGAATTTGATGAATTGAACACTGAATTCGCTGAATTG GAGACAGCTATTGTACAAGCAGAGACGTGCTCTTTACGTAAAAAGCATGCTTCCAGGAAGAGGGAGGTGAGGATGGGAATAAGGAAACTGGACAAGTTAATGAACACTATATCCAGTCTCAGGACTGCTCTTCAATTAATGATCACAGAATTTCCTGCTATTCAAAGGGTTGTTCTGATTCTTGGGCCTAGTCCTTTGCGCCCTCTACATGTGTATGAACTCAACTTTTCGAGTGAAACGGCAGCCTCTATAGGAGATTTTATTAGGAATCGAATTGTGGAATTACTTTCAAAGAAG GCAATTCGGGTCTTAGTTTCAAAGGGTGCAGGATCTGGCTCCTCTGCTG GTCCTACCAAGTTGTTCCTCTTCGTTCAAGCTCCTTCGTCAATTAACTTgcatctgcattttcttccaaagAGGGATTTCAGGTACAGCAAAAAG GTTTCAGTGTCGGCATATAGTCAAGGGCATGGCTTCCAGGGCATCCCTAACTGA
- the LOC132610992 gene encoding uncharacterized protein LOC132610992 isoform X2 has product MKEEGEGETIIETLSDTLDSSFKFHLVTDILGFVLFMHQQIPSLLQDLTLEFDELNTEFAELETAIVQAETCSLRKKHASRKREVRMGIRKLDKLMNTISSLRTALQLMITEFPAIQRVVLILGPSPLRPLHVYELNFSSETAASIGDFIRNRIVELLSKKAIRVLVSKGAGSGSSAGPTKLFLFVQAPSSINLHLHFLPKRDFRYSKKIVPFKVRFSCRAKNLEREACADDTHTAKAITSHSSNVDDVIWVHMCCS; this is encoded by the exons atgaaagaagaaggagaaggggaAACGATCATTGAAACTCTCTCAGATACTCTAGATTCCTCTTTCAAATTCCATCTTGTTACTGATATTTTAGGTTTCGTCCTCTTTATGCACCAGCAAATCCCTTC CTTACTGCAGGATCTCACTCTAGAATTTGATGAATTGAACACTGAATTCGCTGAATTG GAGACAGCTATTGTACAAGCAGAGACGTGCTCTTTACGTAAAAAGCATGCTTCCAGGAAGAGGGAGGTGAGGATGGGAATAAGGAAACTGGACAAGTTAATGAACACTATATCCAGTCTCAGGACTGCTCTTCAATTAATGATCACAGAATTTCCTGCTATTCAAAGGGTTGTTCTGATTCTTGGGCCTAGTCCTTTGCGCCCTCTACATGTGTATGAACTCAACTTTTCGAGTGAAACGGCAGCCTCTATAGGAGATTTTATTAGGAATCGAATTGTGGAATTACTTTCAAAGAAG GCAATTCGGGTCTTAGTTTCAAAGGGTGCAGGATCTGGCTCCTCTGCTG GTCCTACCAAGTTGTTCCTCTTCGTTCAAGCTCCTTCGTCAATTAACTTgcatctgcattttcttccaaagAGGGATTTCAGGTACAGCAAAAAG ATAGTTCCTTTCAAAGTGCGGTTTAGTTGTAGAGCCAAAAATCTTGAAAGAGAAGCGTGTGCTGATGATACTCACACTGCTAAAGCAATCACATCGCATAGTTCTAATGTCGATGATGTTATCTG GGTCCACATGTGCTGTTCTTAA
- the LOC132610992 gene encoding uncharacterized protein LOC132610992 isoform X3: MKEEGEGETIIETLSDTLDSSFKFHLVTDILGFVLFMHQQIPSLLQDLTLEFDELNTEFAELETAIVQAETCSLRKKHASRKREVRMGIRKLDKLMNTISSLRTALQLMITEFPAIQRVVLILGPSPLRPLHVYELNFSSETAASIGDFIRNRIVELLSKKAIRVLVSKGAGSGSSAGPTKLFLFVQAPSSINLHLHFLPKRDFRYSKKIVPFKVRFSCRAKNLEREACADDTHTAKAITSHSSNVDDVI; the protein is encoded by the exons atgaaagaagaaggagaaggggaAACGATCATTGAAACTCTCTCAGATACTCTAGATTCCTCTTTCAAATTCCATCTTGTTACTGATATTTTAGGTTTCGTCCTCTTTATGCACCAGCAAATCCCTTC CTTACTGCAGGATCTCACTCTAGAATTTGATGAATTGAACACTGAATTCGCTGAATTG GAGACAGCTATTGTACAAGCAGAGACGTGCTCTTTACGTAAAAAGCATGCTTCCAGGAAGAGGGAGGTGAGGATGGGAATAAGGAAACTGGACAAGTTAATGAACACTATATCCAGTCTCAGGACTGCTCTTCAATTAATGATCACAGAATTTCCTGCTATTCAAAGGGTTGTTCTGATTCTTGGGCCTAGTCCTTTGCGCCCTCTACATGTGTATGAACTCAACTTTTCGAGTGAAACGGCAGCCTCTATAGGAGATTTTATTAGGAATCGAATTGTGGAATTACTTTCAAAGAAG GCAATTCGGGTCTTAGTTTCAAAGGGTGCAGGATCTGGCTCCTCTGCTG GTCCTACCAAGTTGTTCCTCTTCGTTCAAGCTCCTTCGTCAATTAACTTgcatctgcattttcttccaaagAGGGATTTCAGGTACAGCAAAAAG ATAGTTCCTTTCAAAGTGCGGTTTAGTTGTAGAGCCAAAAATCTTGAAAGAGAAGCGTGTGCTGATGATACTCACACTGCTAAAGCAATCACATCGCATAGTTCTAATGTCGATGATGTTATCTG A